The sequence AATCTTTTAAAGCATATTTGCTGACCCATACTTTCGCAGCAAGTTCATCGCCATCGAAATATTTCAGGCTTGACTCATACGCCTCTTCAAAAGTGTATGTTTTCAAACCGCCTTTATTTGTTGATTTTTTCCCGGCAACCATATTGTCAGTTTCCATTTTAAAAAAATTAATATTTTGAAAAATTAAGTGTTTTAGCCTTACGATTTTGGAGATTTTTGTTTCTTCTGGCTAAGTTATGAATTCATTATATTTTCAGAGGGTATTCTCTTTCCTATTTATTAACATTTTTTGAACCTAAACAATTCCCAATTAATCTAGCACTTACCATTAATATACAGATTTACAATTTATTAAACAAACAATAACCTCATTTAGTTCAAAATAAGACAAGAAAAGACTGGAGATATCCATAGACTAAAAACCTTTAAGTCAGTAGAGTAATCTCTGAAACTAAAATTTATGACCAGTAATTTTCTTTTAAAATCTTAGTAGGAAATTCAATATTCTAGGATGTAACAAGATTGAGTATCTTATCTGTTGCCCCGCAACTGCCGGCGACAAAATCTTTGGCAATTCTTCCGGCTTGATTTAAAAGTTCCCTGTTGTTTACCAATTCATCCAGTTTATTTTTCAGCTGGCCGTAATCTTCGACCGGAAAAGCCCCGCCTTCCTTTATAAGATCCAGTGCTTCCTGAAATTTATGGTAGTTCGGCCCAAACAACACGGGCAATCCAAATGTAGCTGCTTCCAGAATATTGTGTATTCCTTTCCCGAAGCCGCCACCAATGTAACCAATGTTCCCATATTTATATAATGACGAAAGCATCCCAATGTTGTCAATAATCAGCAGGCCATTAGCAGCCACATTTTCCTCGCTGGCCTGTGAATAACGAATAGATTTCTTGCTGACTGAGGCAATCAGCTTTTTAATATTTTCTTCATGAAGTTCGTGCGGAGCAATAATGAATTTAATCTCCTCGGGAGCTTCATTAATATATTTAACCAGTATTTCCTCATCCTTAGCCCAGGAACTACCTGCAATGACGGTGAGTTTGCCCTCCTTGAATTTTTCAACCATAGGTAAATCCCTTGATTTCAGAGCGATAGCAGCCACCCTGTCGAAACGGGTATCACCGGCGATTGAAACATTAGTCATATTAATTGACCGGAGCAAATCCTGAGATTGTACGTTTTGAACAAAGATATGGGTAAAATACCCCAGGAATTTCCGGTACCAGCCGCCATACCCTTTAAAAAACAATTGATTGCTCCTGAAATTGGCAGAAGCCAGATAAACGCAGATGTGTTGTTGCTTCAATGTCTTCAGGTAGTTCAGCCAGAATTCATACTTTATAAAAATTGCCCATTCAGGCTGAATAAGAGATACAAACCTCCGGGCATTTCTTTTTGAATCTGCCGGTAAATAAAAAATATAATCAGCTCCATTATAATTTTTCCTGATTTCGTAACCCGAAGGAGAGAAAAATGTAAGTACAATTTTATATTCCGGATGCCTGGCACGGAATTCTTCCATCAGTGGGCGCCCCTGCTCAAATTCCCCCAGCGAGGAGCAATGAAACCAAACCCTTTTCTCACCTCCCTGAAGTTGTTGTTCCATGACTTTCCATAAACCTTTCCGGCCATTGACCCATTGCCTGGCTTTAACATTAAAAGGAGAAGCCAGTTTGATGAGCAGGCTATAAATATAAATACCAAGGTTGTACATGAATATACTATTTATCAATTGTTAATAAGAAACTTATAGCAAAAATTCCCTTTGATGGCAAAAAAAGAATATGTTTTTTTTCTATTTTTAACTTCCATCAAACCGAATGTTCTTAATTTTCAGCTTAAAGGGAAAATGAACCCGTTCTTTGGTGACGAGTTCAAAGGTAATTGTTTTAAAATATAACCTAAAATTAAATTTCTGAATATTTCGGGGATTCACAACAGCATGATGATTACAAGCATTTTAAATCAGGGATTTTTCATTTTTATCACTCTTCAGGTTGAAATTTGAACGGTTCTTTTTCGTTTTCTTTTTATGAATACTAACTTAGCAATCCATAGTCATTAAACTTGTATCCACGGTTGAAAAAGAAGTTGGTAATAATTCTTTTTGCTTTTTTACCGGTATATGTATGTGCCCAGGAATTCAGCAATCTGAAAGCCAGGAAACTCATTTTAACCGGCGACACCCTATTGGTAGACAGCCTGAGTATTGTTCCCGGTACGCTCCGTCTATTCAACCAGGCCGGCCAATTAATTCCGGATTCGGCTTATCAGACAGATTATGCAAAATCACAGATTATGCCGCATAAAAAACTGAAAGGGCAGACAGTAACCCTTATGTACAGGCACTTTCCTTATTCATTTACCAAACCTTATTTCCACAATGATTTCAGCAAACTAAAAAATCTGTCTGTAAACAGTCATGCCCCAATCAGGTTTGAAATGTTGGATGGGAAATCCTTTCCGCTGTTTGAAAACGATGGGCTGACTAAAAGCGGAAGCCTGTCCAGGGGGATTAGTTTTGGCAACAACCAGGATGTCATTGTCAATTCGGTCCTCAATCTGCAGATGTCCGGAAAAATCAGCAACAACCTGAACCTGGCCGCCGCCATTTCGGACAACAACATCCCCATTCAGCCGGATGGATATTCCCAGCAAATTCAGGATTTTGACAAGGTTTATATTTCGATTTACAATGATAACCTCAACCTCACGGCAGGTGATTTCGAGCTTGAAAGCCCGGCAGGATATTTCATGAACCTCTACAAAAAATCCCAGGGAATCAAATTTTCTGCAACTGTTAAGACCGGAAAAGAAAGTTTACTGAAAACAATTGTAAGCGGGGCTATTTCCAAAGGGAAATATAACCGGATGCTTTTCAACGGCCAGGAAAACAACCAGGGCCCATATCTTCTTACCGGAGTGGAGAGTGAAACCAACATCATTGTACTGTCTGGAACAGAAAAAGTTTACATTGACGGCAAACTGATGAAACGGGGGCAGGACAATGATTACACCATAGATTATAATTCCGCCCAGATCACCTTCACGGCCCATCAGCTCATCACCAAAGACAAAAGGATTGCGGTTGAGTTCGAATATTCGGACAAGAACTATGCCCGTTTCCTGATTTTCAACGCCAATGAGTTTCAAAATAAAGCAGGCCGCTTCTGGCTCAATCTATATTCGGAGCAGGACAGCAAAAACCAACCTTTGCAGCAAAATCTCACTCAGGCAGAGAAACAGATATTGCATGATGCCGGCGACAATTCATCCCTGGCAGTGGTTCCCGATGTTGACAGCATTGAATATAACAACAATGAAGTTTTGTACCGGCGCTGCGACAGCATAGTCGCCGGTATATTGTATCACAAGGTATTCGTATATTCAACAAACCGGGACAGTGCCCATTTCAGGCTGGGATTTTCATACGCAGGTTCAGGAAATGGGGATTATGTCCAGATTGCCAGTTCTGCCAACGGGAAGGTTTATAAATGGATTGCCCCGGTAAACGGCATCCGGCAGGGAGATTACTCCCCTGTCGTGCAGCTCATTGCCCCGCAAAAAAAGCAAATGTTGACCTTTGGAGGTGAAACAAGGCTTTCGCCTTTTACACGGGCAGGATTCGAGGCAGCACTGAGCAATAATGACGTCAATACTTTTTCAGAAAAAGACAAACAGAATGACCTGGGATTTGCCTACAAAATTTCACTTTTGCAGGATATCCTTACCAGGGATACAACCCAGACCCGGCTGAATACGGGAATTAAATTTCAACATATCAATAAAAATTTCACCCCGGTTGAACGGATCAAAACAGTGGAATATGAGAGGGACTGGAACTTAAGTACCTCTGAAACCCAGATTGAAGAAGACCTTTTGAATTGTTTCCTGAATTTCAAAAACCGGAATCAGCAAACGGCAAACTATTCATTTGACTTGCTCGGCCGGGGGAATAATTACCGGGGCACAAAGCACGTATTTTCCGGTTCGTGGCAGAAAAACGGATTTGAACTTACGGCAAACGGAAGCCTGCTGAATACAAAAGACAATATCAATAAAACCACCTTCCTCCGGCATACTGTTTCGTTGTCAAAACAATTGGGGCCTCTAAAAGCCGGGATAATTGAATCGACCGAAGACAATAGATGGAAAAGTACCCATGGAGACACGTTAACATCAAGCAGTGCTGCCTTCAGGGAATATGAATATTTTATAACCCGCGCTGATTCGGATGGAAACAAAATATTTGCCAGTTATAAAAACCGTAAAGATTTTCTTCCTGCTTCCGGCAATTTAAAACTGGCTTCTACCGGACACGACTTCAACCTGGGTTTTGAATTCCTTAAAAATCCGGGCAACACGTTGAAAACTTCTTTTACCTACAGAAAAATAATCTTGGCCGATGCGCTTCTCAGTAATGAAACATCGGAGAATACAGTACTGGGACGGATTGAAAACAGGTTACGTTTTTATAAAGGGCTGATGAATTCTTCAACTTTTTATGAAGTAGGATCGGGAGTACAATTGAAACAGGAATTTTCGTACGTTGAAGTTGCCCAGGGACAGGGCGTTTACACCTGGAATGATTATAACCACAACGGGGTAAAAGAGCTCAATGAATTTGAAGTAGCTACCTTCCAGGACCAGGCCAGTTACATACGGGTTTATGTCCCGACCAATCAATATATCCGAACCTTTTCACATATGCTTAATCAGACACTGTCCATCCAGCCTCAAAAAATCTGGTATAATAAAAAAGGATTAAGGAAATTCGCCACCCGTTTTTCCGACATGTTTGCCTACCGCATAGACCGGAAAAATTTGAGAAATAATTTATGGGAAAATATAAATCCATTCAGCAGCACTTCGGAAAATGAACTGGTCAATATGAATTATTCCCTTCGGAACACCTTATCATTCAACCAGAGCAACCCGGTTTACGGAATTGATTATATCCTGAACAACAATAGAAGCCAAATCCTGCTGTCCAATGGGATTGACAGCCGTAACAGTCTGACTCACGGGATAAATATCCGGCTTACCCCTTTTTCTGCATTGACCCTGTTAAATTCGTTTGATGCAGGTCATCAGGCCTATACTTCCGAATATTTCCCGGGTAAAAATTTCAGCATCCATTCCTGGAGCAATGAACTGTCCGCAAAGCTTTACCTTGGCACTTCCTTACAAACAGACCTCAGCGCAACGCTTTCAGGGAAAAGAAACATAGCCGGAGAGAAATCCCTTGAAAAAAACCTGGGATTGGAGTTGAAGATCAATATCCCCAAACAGGCCAATATTTCGGCAAAAGGCAACTATATCTATTATAATTTCAACAGTGATTCTTCAACTTCGCTGGCTTATGAAATGCTGCAGGGACTGCAACCTGGCAGCAATGCCACCTGGACCGTTTTACTTGAACGAAGCCTCATCAACGGGTTGGACATCAATTTTATTTATAACGGGCGTGCTTCAAAAGATTCGAAAGTTGTGCATACCGGGAGTGTGCAGGCAAGGATAAATTTCTAGGAAATTTATTTACATATTCTAACCCATAAGACTATTTTTTCTCATTTATTCTATTTTTATCCGCAAGCAACTGATTGACATCTATTACCGGTAAAGTATATTTACCAATTAGGCTATTAGCAGTGATGTTAGCAATAATATTTCTTAAACTGTTTATACAAATATTGATTCCTGAAAAATGTAACAAACTAGATTTTTCAGTTTCAGACAGACTTATATTTTTGTCAAAAGAAAATATGCAAACGCCTTCAATATATATTCTATAACCTGGCAAAGGCTTTTCTATATTATTTACACCAATCTTTGTAAATAATTGATAGTATTCCTGGTCTATTGGCCGTATTGCAAAATCAATTTCCACAACATATTGACCAGTAATTTTTTTAATATCAG is a genomic window of Bacteroidota bacterium containing:
- a CDS encoding glycosyltransferase N-terminal domain-containing protein, translated to MYNLGIYIYSLLIKLASPFNVKARQWVNGRKGLWKVMEQQLQGGEKRVWFHCSSLGEFEQGRPLMEEFRARHPEYKIVLTFFSPSGYEIRKNYNGADYIFYLPADSKRNARRFVSLIQPEWAIFIKYEFWLNYLKTLKQQHICVYLASANFRSNQLFFKGYGGWYRKFLGYFTHIFVQNVQSQDLLRSINMTNVSIAGDTRFDRVAAIALKSRDLPMVEKFKEGKLTVIAGSSWAKDEEILVKYINEAPEEIKFIIAPHELHEENIKKLIASVSKKSIRYSQASEENVAANGLLIIDNIGMLSSLYKYGNIGYIGGGFGKGIHNILEAATFGLPVLFGPNYHKFQEALDLIKEGGAFPVEDYGQLKNKLDELVNNRELLNQAGRIAKDFVAGSCGATDKILNLVTS
- a CDS encoding preprotein translocase subunit SecB, which encodes MIAKESPLILNNFFLLNHQFQSLQPAEITDIKKITGQYVVEIDFAIRPIDQEYYQLFTKIGVNNIEKPLPGYRIYIEGVCIFSFDKNISLSETEKSSLLHFSGINICINSLRNIIANITANSLIGKYTLPVIDVNQLLADKNRINEKK